In Rhodanobacteraceae bacterium, the following proteins share a genomic window:
- a CDS encoding M3 family metallopeptidase, with amino-acid sequence MRKTLLAALIVSALAACSEPATDTTMAPKDAAATQAPATPAAAANPFLTQSTLPLQAPHFDQIKDEHYLPAFEEGMKQHRAEIEAIAAQTEPATFGNTIEAMERSGAVLYRVAKVFFNLTESNTNETIQKVQAEVAPKLAQHQDAILLDSRLFARIQALYDTRDTLGLDAESVRLIERYHQNFVRGGATLGEEQKAQLRGLNEKLSSLQTTFQELLLKDTNASALVVDTAEELDGLSPGDIAAAAETAKERGLEGKWVIALQLPTGQPALTNLKNRAVRERLYKASSMRGNQGNESDTNQLIVEIAKLRAERAALLGAPNHAAYTLDSQMAQAPEKAMAMMTGLVPAARANAEAEAAKLQAMIDAEGGGFKLEPWDWAYYAEKVRKAEYDLDDAAVRPYFELERVLNDGVFYAANQLFGITVKERKDLPVYHPDVRVFEVFNADGSTLGLFYADYYARAAKRGGAWMDSFVDQAGLLGTKPVVVNVLNVPKPPAGEPTLLSFDDTNTLFHEFGHALHGLFSNVRYPLLTGTNVPRDFVEFPSQWNENWTLDPKVLRNYAKHYQTGEPIPEELIAKIEAAGKFNQGFATMEYLGAALLDMEWHLQPAGTAIADAQAFERDTLAKYKVDFAPVPPRYRSTYFAHIWPGGYGAGYYSYLWSEVLDADANAWFEANGGLKAENGARFRDLVLSRGDTKPQMRQYQDFAGREPAIEPLLKRRGLEPKG; translated from the coding sequence ATGCGCAAGACCCTGCTCGCCGCGCTGATCGTCAGCGCCCTCGCCGCCTGTTCCGAACCCGCGACCGATACCACCATGGCTCCTAAAGACGCTGCCGCCACCCAGGCGCCGGCCACGCCGGCCGCTGCCGCCAATCCCTTCCTGACCCAGAGCACCCTGCCGCTGCAGGCGCCGCACTTCGACCAGATCAAGGACGAGCACTACCTGCCGGCCTTCGAGGAAGGCATGAAGCAGCATCGCGCCGAGATCGAGGCGATTGCCGCGCAGACTGAGCCCGCCACCTTCGGCAACACCATCGAGGCGATGGAGCGCTCCGGCGCGGTGCTTTATCGCGTGGCCAAGGTGTTCTTCAACCTGACCGAGTCGAACACCAACGAGACCATCCAGAAGGTCCAGGCCGAGGTGGCGCCGAAGCTGGCGCAGCACCAGGATGCGATCCTGCTCGACAGCCGTTTGTTTGCGCGCATCCAGGCGCTCTACGACACCCGCGACACCCTGGGCCTGGACGCCGAATCGGTGCGCCTGATCGAGCGCTACCACCAGAACTTCGTGCGTGGCGGCGCCACCCTGGGTGAGGAACAGAAGGCGCAACTGCGCGGCCTCAACGAGAAACTGTCCTCGCTGCAGACCACCTTCCAGGAACTGCTGCTGAAGGACACCAATGCCAGCGCGCTGGTGGTGGATACCGCCGAAGAACTGGACGGCCTGTCGCCGGGCGACATTGCCGCCGCCGCCGAGACCGCCAAGGAGCGCGGCCTGGAAGGCAAGTGGGTGATCGCGCTGCAACTGCCCACCGGCCAGCCGGCGCTGACCAACCTGAAGAACCGCGCGGTGCGCGAGCGCCTGTACAAGGCCTCGTCGATGCGCGGCAACCAGGGCAATGAAAGCGACACCAACCAGCTGATTGTCGAGATCGCCAAGCTGCGCGCCGAGCGCGCCGCGCTGCTCGGCGCGCCGAATCACGCCGCCTACACCCTGGATTCGCAGATGGCGCAGGCGCCGGAGAAGGCGATGGCGATGATGACCGGCCTGGTGCCGGCCGCGCGTGCGAATGCCGAGGCCGAGGCCGCCAAGCTGCAGGCGATGATCGATGCCGAGGGCGGTGGCTTCAAGCTGGAGCCCTGGGACTGGGCCTATTACGCCGAGAAGGTGCGCAAGGCCGAGTACGACCTCGACGACGCCGCGGTGCGCCCCTACTTCGAGCTCGAACGCGTGCTCAACGACGGCGTGTTCTACGCCGCCAACCAGCTGTTCGGCATCACGGTCAAGGAACGCAAGGACCTGCCGGTCTACCACCCGGACGTGCGCGTGTTCGAGGTGTTCAACGCCGACGGATCGACCCTCGGCCTGTTCTATGCCGATTACTACGCGCGCGCCGCCAAGCGCGGCGGGGCCTGGATGGACAGCTTCGTCGACCAGGCCGGGCTGCTTGGCACCAAGCCGGTGGTGGTCAACGTGCTGAACGTGCCCAAGCCGCCGGCCGGCGAGCCGACGCTGCTCAGCTTCGACGACACCAACACCCTGTTCCACGAGTTCGGCCACGCCCTGCACGGCCTGTTCTCGAACGTGCGCTACCCGCTGCTGACCGGCACCAATGTGCCGCGCGATTTCGTCGAGTTCCCCTCGCAGTGGAACGAGAACTGGACGCTGGACCCGAAGGTGCTGCGCAACTATGCCAAGCACTACCAGACAGGCGAGCCGATCCCGGAGGAGCTGATCGCCAAGATCGAGGCCGCCGGCAAGTTCAACCAGGGCTTCGCAACGATGGAATACCTCGGCGCCGCGCTGCTCGACATGGAATGGCATCTGCAGCCGGCGGGCACCGCCATCGCCGACGCGCAGGCCTTCGAGCGCGACACCCTGGCCAAGTACAAGGTCGACTTCGCCCCGGTGCCGCCGCGCTACCGCAGCACCTATTTCGCCCACATCTGGCCGGGCGGCTACGGCGCCGGCTACTACAGCTACCTGTGGAGCGAGGTGCTCGACGCCGACGCCAACGCCTGGTTCGAGGCCAACGGCGGCCTCAAGGCCGAGAACGGCGCGCGCTTCCGCGATCTCGTCCTGTCGCGCGGCGACACCAAGCCGCAGATGCGGCAGTACCAGGACTTCGCCGGCCGCGAACCGGCGATCGAACCGCTGCTGAAGCGGCGCGGACTGGAACCGAAGGGCTGA
- a CDS encoding histidine phosphatase family protein, which produces MSSLLLIRHGQAGATTANYDELSPLGHAQAARLGEWLAAHRREFGAVYVGRLKRQQQTLAGIAGAYAAAGQALPTAEDLAELDEYRFVDLVRSFAASDPKNPDLLHWMAHPDDRAHWPALLRATLLAWAAGEIGGIEEDYAAFRARIRRAREKIEARMAQGPVLAVTSAGVISHFLQSVLGMPTDATIDINLGIANTALSEYRLTRLGLKLATLNALPHLSAPGDAGMITLV; this is translated from the coding sequence ATGTCCTCCCTCCTCCTCATCCGCCACGGCCAGGCCGGCGCGACGACCGCCAATTACGACGAGTTGTCGCCGCTGGGCCACGCGCAGGCGGCGCGGCTGGGCGAGTGGCTGGCGGCGCACCGGCGCGAGTTCGGCGCGGTCTACGTGGGGCGGCTGAAGCGGCAGCAGCAGACGCTCGCGGGCATCGCGGGCGCCTACGCCGCGGCCGGGCAGGCGCTGCCCACGGCCGAGGACCTGGCGGAGCTGGACGAGTACCGCTTCGTCGACCTGGTGCGCAGCTTTGCCGCCAGCGACCCGAAGAATCCGGACTTGCTGCACTGGATGGCCCATCCGGACGACCGCGCGCACTGGCCGGCATTGCTGCGGGCGACGCTGCTGGCCTGGGCCGCGGGTGAGATCGGTGGGATCGAGGAGGACTACGCCGCCTTCCGCGCCCGCATCCGCCGCGCGCGGGAGAAGATCGAGGCGCGCATGGCGCAGGGGCCGGTGCTGGCGGTGACCTCGGCCGGCGTCATCAGCCATTTCCTGCAAAGCGTGCTAGGCATGCCCACCGACGCGACCATCGACATCAACCTCGGCATCGCCAACACCGCGCTCAGCGAATACCGCCTGACCCGCCTGGGTCTCAAGCTCGCCACCCTGAACGCGCTCCCGCACCTGTCGGCGCCGGGGGATGCGGGGATGATTACGTTGGTGTGA
- a CDS encoding alpha/beta fold hydrolase, translating into MSPDGSKVLYSSNQTGVINLYEVPVAGGEPVALTASTTDSLYALGYFPKDGRVLYTADQGGNELNHVYVREVDGTVKDLTPGDKHKAQFGGWADDDKSFFVMTNERDERYFDGYEYAVDGYERTLLFKNESGYFPGAISRDKRYIALGKVNTTNDSDIVLHDRQTGEEKNLTAHEGTESNESVAFTPDGALLYTTNRGGEFSRLMRMDLATGESTVVYETNWDVAGADYTPNDSHLLVYVNADARTELVMLDATTLQPVALPSVPAGDITGVDFSEDGKKLAFWVASSRFPSSLWTAELGGQARQLVSALNPAIAVDDLVEGEVVRFKSYDGLEIPGILYTPHGASDTAKVPAMVWVHGGPGGQSRLNYSPLIQYLVNHGYAVYAINNRGSSGYGKSFFAADDRQHGEADLDDVVESKEMLVATGKIDPERIGIIGGSYGGYMTLAALTYRPDAFKVGVDIFGVANWLRTLESIPAWWEAQRAALYAELGDPVADKERLMRISPLFHAGKITKPLMVLQGANDPRVLKVESDEIVAAVQANNVPVEYLVFKDEGHGFVKRENEKRGYEAVLKFLDAHLKGGAQP; encoded by the coding sequence ATGTCGCCGGACGGCAGCAAGGTGCTGTACTCGTCCAACCAGACCGGCGTGATCAACCTGTACGAAGTGCCGGTGGCCGGCGGCGAGCCGGTGGCGCTCACCGCGTCGACCACCGATTCGCTGTACGCGCTGGGCTATTTCCCGAAGGACGGCCGCGTGCTCTACACCGCCGACCAGGGCGGCAACGAGCTGAACCACGTCTACGTGCGCGAGGTCGACGGCACCGTCAAGGACCTGACGCCGGGCGACAAGCACAAGGCGCAGTTCGGCGGCTGGGCGGACGACGACAAGTCCTTCTTCGTCATGACCAATGAGCGCGACGAGCGCTATTTCGACGGCTACGAATACGCGGTCGACGGCTACGAGCGCACCTTGCTGTTCAAGAACGAAAGCGGCTATTTCCCTGGCGCGATCAGCCGCGACAAGCGCTACATCGCGCTCGGCAAGGTCAACACCACCAACGATTCGGACATCGTGCTGCACGACCGGCAGACCGGCGAGGAAAAGAACCTCACGGCGCATGAAGGCACCGAGAGCAACGAGTCGGTCGCGTTCACGCCGGATGGCGCGCTGCTCTACACCACGAACCGCGGCGGCGAGTTCAGCCGCCTGATGCGGATGGACCTGGCCACCGGCGAGAGCACGGTGGTGTACGAGACGAACTGGGACGTGGCCGGCGCCGACTACACGCCCAACGACAGCCACCTGCTGGTCTACGTCAATGCCGACGCGCGCACCGAACTGGTGATGCTGGACGCGACCACGCTGCAGCCGGTGGCGCTGCCGAGTGTGCCGGCCGGCGACATCACCGGCGTCGACTTCTCCGAAGACGGCAAGAAGCTCGCCTTCTGGGTGGCCTCCAGCCGCTTCCCGTCCTCGCTGTGGACCGCGGAACTCGGCGGCCAGGCGCGTCAGCTGGTGTCGGCGCTGAATCCGGCGATCGCGGTCGACGACCTGGTCGAAGGCGAGGTGGTCCGCTTCAAGAGCTACGACGGCCTGGAGATCCCGGGCATCCTGTACACCCCGCACGGCGCCAGCGACACGGCCAAGGTGCCGGCGATGGTCTGGGTCCACGGCGGACCGGGCGGGCAGTCGCGCCTCAACTACTCGCCGCTGATCCAGTACCTGGTCAACCACGGCTATGCGGTCTATGCGATCAACAACCGCGGCAGCTCCGGCTACGGCAAGAGCTTCTTCGCCGCCGACGACCGCCAGCACGGCGAGGCGGACCTCGACGATGTGGTCGAGAGCAAGGAGATGCTGGTCGCTACCGGCAAGATCGATCCGGAGCGCATCGGGATCATTGGCGGCAGCTACGGCGGCTACATGACTCTGGCCGCGCTGACCTATCGCCCGGATGCCTTCAAGGTGGGCGTGGACATCTTCGGCGTGGCCAACTGGCTGCGCACGCTGGAAAGCATCCCGGCCTGGTGGGAAGCCCAGCGCGCCGCGCTGTATGCCGAACTCGGCGATCCGGTGGCCGACAAGGAACGTCTGATGCGCATCAGCCCGCTGTTCCACGCAGGCAAGATCACCAAGCCCCTGATGGTGCTGCAGGGCGCCAACGACCCGCGCGTGCTCAAGGTCGAATCCGACGAAATCGTCGCCGCGGTCCAGGCCAACAACGTCCCGGTCGAGTACCTAGTGTTCAAGGACGAAGGCCACGGCTTCGTCAAGCGCGAGAACGAGAAGCGCGGCTACGAGGCGGTGCTGAAGTTCCTCGACGCACACCTCAAGGGTGGTGCGCAGCCCTGA
- the mscL gene encoding large-conductance mechanosensitive channel protein MscL, translating into MSFMSEFRDFAMRGNVVDLAVGVIIGGAFGKIVGALVDKVMMPPLGLALGGIDFADKKLVLQAAVMEADKVIKPEVAIGYGEFINAAIQFVIVAWALFLVIKAMNRLKKKAAEAPAAPPPTPEDIALLREIRDLLKKQ; encoded by the coding sequence ATGAGTTTCATGAGCGAATTCCGCGATTTCGCGATGCGCGGCAACGTGGTCGACCTGGCGGTCGGCGTGATCATCGGCGGCGCCTTCGGCAAGATCGTCGGCGCACTGGTCGACAAGGTGATGATGCCGCCGCTGGGACTGGCGCTCGGCGGGATCGACTTCGCCGACAAAAAACTGGTGCTGCAGGCCGCCGTGATGGAGGCCGACAAGGTCATCAAGCCGGAAGTCGCCATCGGCTATGGCGAGTTCATCAATGCCGCGATCCAGTTCGTGATCGTCGCCTGGGCGCTGTTCCTGGTCATCAAGGCGATGAACCGGCTCAAGAAGAAGGCGGCCGAGGCGCCCGCCGCCCCGCCGCCGACACCCGAGGACATCGCGCTGCTGCGCGAGATCCGGGATCTGTTGAAGAAGCAGTGA
- a CDS encoding ATP-dependent zinc protease, whose product MDSDTDIAPGPAPDTIVGWREWLALPTLGVAAIKAKIDSGARSSALHVVRQERFHRDGEPWVRFTVESDGPGSPSVECEAPVIDERNVTDSGGHTTKRPFIRTEVRLGALQWPIEVNLTDRRHMLFPMLLGRTAMQQRLLVDPARSYVHGARLEDAT is encoded by the coding sequence ATGGATTCCGACACGGACATCGCCCCTGGCCCGGCGCCCGACACCATCGTCGGCTGGCGCGAGTGGCTGGCGCTGCCCACGCTGGGCGTCGCGGCGATCAAGGCCAAGATCGATTCGGGTGCGCGGTCTTCCGCGCTGCACGTGGTGCGCCAGGAGCGCTTCCATCGCGATGGCGAGCCCTGGGTGCGTTTCACCGTCGAGAGCGATGGGCCGGGGTCGCCCAGTGTCGAGTGCGAGGCGCCGGTGATCGACGAGCGCAACGTCACCGACTCCGGCGGCCACACCACCAAGCGTCCGTTCATCCGCACCGAGGTGCGCCTGGGCGCGCTGCAATGGCCGATCGAGGTCAACCTGACCGACCGGCGCCACATGCTGTTCCCGATGCTGCTCGGCCGCACCGCGATGCAACAGCGGCTGCTGGTGGATCCCGCCCGCTCGTACGTGCATGGCGCACGCCTGGAGGACGCAACGTGA
- the rimK gene encoding 30S ribosomal protein S6--L-glutamate ligase, whose amino-acid sequence MKLAILSRNRKLYSTRRLIEAAQLRGHSVSVVDPLRCYMRISPGLAEIHYRGRVLEGFDAIIPRIGASITFYGMAVVRQFESMGVYTVNGSDAIGRARDKLRSMQLLSQQGIGMPTTVYADSPDDTEDLVAMLGEPPHVLKLVEGTQGQGVVLAETQSASISLAEAFRGVKAHFLMQEFIREAKGADLRAFVVGGKVVATMMRQAREGEFRSNLHRGGSAARVKLSREEHQTAIRAAATMGLGVAGVDLLRSDRGPLVLEVNSSPGLEGIEAASGVDVAGAVIEHIERSIRKRRR is encoded by the coding sequence GTGAAGCTCGCGATCCTGTCGCGCAACCGCAAGCTCTATTCTACGCGGCGCCTGATCGAAGCCGCGCAGTTGCGCGGGCATAGCGTCAGCGTGGTCGATCCGCTGCGCTGCTACATGCGCATCAGCCCGGGGCTGGCCGAGATCCACTACCGCGGCCGAGTGCTGGAAGGCTTCGACGCGATCATTCCGCGCATCGGCGCCTCGATCACCTTCTACGGCATGGCGGTGGTGCGCCAGTTCGAGTCGATGGGCGTCTACACCGTCAACGGTTCCGATGCCATCGGCCGCGCGCGGGACAAGCTACGTTCCATGCAACTGCTGTCGCAGCAGGGCATCGGCATGCCGACCACGGTCTACGCCGACAGCCCGGATGACACCGAGGACCTGGTGGCCATGCTCGGCGAGCCGCCGCATGTGCTGAAACTGGTCGAAGGCACCCAGGGCCAGGGCGTGGTGCTGGCGGAGACGCAGTCGGCCTCGATCAGCCTGGCCGAGGCTTTCCGCGGCGTGAAAGCGCACTTTCTGATGCAGGAGTTCATCCGCGAGGCCAAGGGTGCGGACCTGCGCGCCTTCGTGGTGGGCGGCAAGGTGGTGGCGACGATGATGCGCCAGGCGCGCGAAGGCGAGTTCCGCTCGAACCTGCACCGCGGCGGCAGCGCCGCGCGGGTCAAGCTCAGCCGCGAAGAACACCAGACCGCGATCCGCGCGGCGGCGACCATGGGCCTGGGGGTCGCCGGCGTCGACCTGCTGCGCTCGGACCGCGGCCCGCTGGTTCTGGAAGTGAACTCCTCGCCCGGACTTGAAGGTATCGAGGCGGCCTCAGGCGTGGACGTGGCGGGCGCCGTGATCGAACACATCGAGCGCTCGATCCGCAAGCGCCGTCGCTGA
- a CDS encoding pseudouridylate synthase: MDTRLDILAQREHWVAVNKPAGLSVHESSYTGPREQTVIGLLRSQLGIGRLHAIHRLDHATSGVLLVALDARTAAMLSGQFESRAVEKRYLAVVRGSPEAEFTVDHPLAGAEGKGAPKAALTRFRTLARVALPIPLARHPEARYALVEALPETGRYHQIRRHLKHAAHPIVGDVKYGKGEHNRLFRQHYGVHRLLLHAQGLRFTDPVTGDAVQIEAPVDAEFAKALGVFGAPLGEHWSAKDAKDAKKSE; the protein is encoded by the coding sequence GTGGATACCCGGCTGGACATCCTCGCGCAGCGCGAGCACTGGGTCGCGGTCAACAAGCCGGCCGGGCTGTCAGTGCACGAGTCCAGCTACACCGGCCCGCGCGAGCAGACGGTGATCGGCCTGTTGCGCAGCCAGCTCGGCATCGGCCGGCTGCATGCGATCCACCGGCTGGACCACGCCACCAGCGGGGTGCTGCTGGTCGCGCTCGACGCGCGCACCGCGGCGATGCTGTCCGGCCAGTTCGAGTCGCGCGCGGTGGAAAAGCGCTACCTCGCGGTGGTGCGCGGTTCGCCGGAAGCGGAGTTCACGGTCGACCATCCGCTCGCAGGGGCGGAGGGCAAAGGCGCGCCGAAGGCCGCGCTGACCCGTTTCCGCACCCTCGCGCGGGTCGCCCTGCCGATCCCGCTGGCGCGCCACCCAGAGGCGCGCTATGCACTGGTCGAGGCGCTGCCCGAGACCGGCCGCTACCACCAGATCCGCCGCCACCTGAAACACGCCGCTCACCCCATCGTCGGCGACGTCAAATACGGCAAGGGCGAACACAACCGCCTGTTCCGCCAGCACTACGGCGTGCACCGCCTGCTGCTGCACGCGCAGGGCCTGCGGTTTACCGATCCTGTCACCGGCGATGCGGTGCAGATCGAGGCGCCGGTGGATGCGGAGTTCGCCAAGGCGCTGGGGGTTTTCGGTGCGCCGCTGGGAGAGCATTGGTCCGCAAAGGACGCAAAGGACGCAAAGAAGAGCGAATGA